A stretch of Amycolatopsis balhimycina FH 1894 DNA encodes these proteins:
- a CDS encoding AMP-binding protein — protein MSWYDAKPWLASYDERARAAGPAKPTTLPESFRRAADHVPDRAAIAYFDARLSYRVVDELSDGVARYLAARGFTRGDRLALVLQNIPQFVIALLGAWKAGGIVVPVNPMYRGRELTHVLTDAGVKAIVCSQRGWNAYIADTVRHSPVEIALTTSELEFQTRDDERVLGKVTREETPGAAELLDAAATPGPKPPEPAFALGDTALISYTSGTSGTPKGATNTHGNVGTNAAALGAFSGLPAGSTLFGLAPLFHITGMVCEIGSAIDIEGTLDLAYRFEPGVVLDAFLEHKPSYTVGPSTAYMALMAHPDFSREHFASFALLYSGGAALPPAVVEAFRAKTGHYIHNGYGLTETTAGCVVVPGTLEAPIDPASGTISVGLPVPDTIVRILGENGEELPPGQAGEIAVEGPMVVSGYWNRPDATAEALPGGRLLTGDIGFMDERGWVYVVDRKKDMINASGFKVWPREVEDVLYTHPAVREAAVVGIADEYRGETVKAYVSPAPGATADPQELVAWCKERLAAYKYPRTIEVLDELPKTTSGKILRRELRARG, from the coding sequence ATGAGCTGGTACGACGCGAAGCCCTGGCTCGCGAGCTACGACGAACGGGCGCGGGCCGCGGGACCGGCGAAGCCGACGACGCTGCCCGAGTCGTTCCGCCGCGCCGCGGACCACGTCCCGGACCGGGCGGCGATCGCGTACTTCGACGCGCGGCTGAGTTATCGCGTCGTCGACGAGCTCTCCGATGGCGTCGCGCGCTACCTGGCGGCACGCGGCTTCACCCGCGGCGACCGGCTCGCCCTGGTGCTGCAGAACATCCCCCAGTTCGTCATCGCCCTGCTGGGCGCGTGGAAGGCCGGCGGGATCGTGGTGCCGGTCAACCCGATGTACCGCGGACGCGAGCTCACCCACGTGCTCACCGACGCCGGCGTCAAGGCGATCGTCTGCTCGCAGCGGGGCTGGAACGCCTACATCGCGGACACCGTGCGGCACAGCCCGGTCGAGATCGCGCTCACCACCAGCGAACTGGAGTTCCAGACCCGCGACGACGAACGCGTGCTGGGCAAAGTCACCCGCGAGGAGACCCCGGGTGCCGCCGAACTCCTCGACGCCGCGGCCACGCCGGGCCCGAAGCCCCCGGAACCCGCCTTCGCCCTCGGCGACACCGCGTTGATCAGCTATACCTCCGGCACGAGCGGCACACCGAAGGGCGCCACCAACACCCACGGCAACGTCGGCACCAACGCCGCCGCCCTCGGCGCCTTCAGCGGCCTGCCCGCGGGCTCGACGCTGTTCGGGCTCGCGCCGCTGTTCCACATCACCGGCATGGTCTGCGAGATCGGCTCGGCGATCGACATCGAGGGCACCCTGGACCTCGCCTACCGCTTCGAACCCGGGGTCGTTCTGGACGCCTTCCTCGAGCACAAGCCGTCGTACACGGTCGGGCCGTCTACCGCCTACATGGCGTTGATGGCCCACCCGGACTTCAGCCGCGAGCACTTCGCGTCGTTCGCGCTGCTCTACTCCGGCGGCGCCGCGCTGCCGCCCGCCGTCGTCGAGGCCTTCCGCGCGAAGACCGGGCACTACATCCACAACGGCTACGGCCTCACCGAAACCACGGCCGGCTGCGTCGTCGTCCCCGGCACGCTGGAAGCCCCGATCGACCCCGCGTCCGGCACCATCTCCGTCGGGCTGCCGGTGCCGGACACGATCGTCCGGATCCTCGGCGAGAACGGCGAAGAGCTGCCGCCCGGGCAGGCGGGCGAGATCGCCGTCGAGGGCCCGATGGTCGTCTCGGGCTACTGGAACCGCCCGGATGCCACCGCTGAAGCCCTGCCTGGCGGGCGGCTGCTCACCGGCGACATCGGGTTCATGGACGAACGCGGCTGGGTCTACGTCGTCGACCGCAAGAAGGACATGATCAACGCGTCCGGCTTCAAGGTCTGGCCGCGCGAAGTCGAAGACGTCCTGTACACGCACCCGGCGGTGCGCGAAGCCGCCGTCGTCGGGATCGCCGACGAGTACCGCGGCGAGACGGTCAAGGCGTACGTGAGCCCGGCACCGGGCGCGACCGCGGACCCGCAGGAGCTGGTGGCCTGGTGCAAGGAGCGGCTCGCCGCCTACAAGTACCCGCGCACCATCGAAGTCCTCGACGAGCTGCCGAAGACCACGAGCGGCAAGATCCTGCGCCGCGAACTGCGGGCCAGGGGGTAG
- a CDS encoding TetR/AcrR family transcriptional regulator gives MTRASTRKPGEAGDDQAAVPRRLLEHATKLFAKKGFDRTSVQEIVEAAGVTKGAMYHYFGSKDDLLYEIYARVLREQTRQLESVASSDAPLRERLAAAASDVVVSSIDNLDDNTIFLQSMHQLSPDKQKAVRAERRKYHERFRGLIEEGQDSGEFRTDKPADVVVDFFFGSVHHLGSWYRRSGSLTARQIGDHYADLLLDALRPPAG, from the coding sequence GTGACCCGAGCAAGCACCCGCAAACCGGGCGAGGCCGGCGACGACCAGGCCGCCGTGCCCCGGCGGCTGCTGGAGCACGCCACGAAGCTGTTCGCCAAGAAGGGCTTCGACCGCACGTCCGTCCAGGAGATCGTCGAGGCCGCGGGCGTCACCAAGGGCGCGATGTACCACTACTTCGGCTCGAAGGACGACCTGCTCTACGAGATCTACGCGCGCGTCCTGCGTGAGCAGACCCGGCAGCTAGAGAGCGTCGCCTCGTCGGACGCCCCGCTGCGGGAACGCCTCGCCGCCGCCGCGTCCGACGTCGTCGTGTCCAGTATCGACAACCTCGACGACAACACGATCTTCCTGCAGTCGATGCACCAGCTGTCCCCGGACAAGCAGAAGGCGGTACGCGCCGAGCGCCGCAAGTACCACGAGCGCTTCCGCGGCCTGATCGAAGAAGGCCAGGACTCGGGCGAGTTCCGCACGGACAAGCCGGCCGACGTCGTCGTGGACTTCTTCTTCGGCTCGGTGCACCACCTGGGGTCGTGGTACCGCCGCAGCGGCTCGCTGACGGCCCGCCAGATCGGCGACCACTACGCGGACCTGCTCCTGGACGCCCTCCGCCCGCCAGCAGGCTGA
- a CDS encoding alpha/beta fold hydrolase → METAVAPTDAGAPGTLEELTITVGDHHHSALAAGPASGELVLLLHGWPEFADAWIEQLHALGEAGYRALAVDQRGYAAGARPDGVERYSLDLLVGDALAFADSQGAEKFHLVARDWGGMVAWALAAAHPGRLRSLTVLSTPHPAALQCATATDDGQFHDLGYIRFFRRAVGKAEKYLLRDEAAQLRAVYSRRIPAAFVERAIARLSEPGALTATLNWYRGATNDAFDIPAGPITVPTLYLWGREDPYLGQGAAELTVHHIDAEYRFQIIEGASQWMAMEAPDEVIALLLDHLQRH, encoded by the coding sequence ATGGAAACCGCCGTCGCGCCGACGGACGCCGGAGCTCCCGGCACGCTGGAAGAATTGACCATCACCGTCGGTGATCACCACCACAGCGCCCTCGCGGCCGGACCCGCGTCGGGTGAGCTCGTGCTCCTGCTGCACGGCTGGCCCGAGTTCGCCGACGCCTGGATCGAGCAGCTCCACGCCCTCGGCGAGGCCGGCTACCGGGCACTGGCCGTTGACCAGCGGGGTTACGCCGCCGGTGCGCGGCCGGACGGCGTCGAGCGCTACTCCCTCGACCTCCTCGTCGGCGACGCGCTCGCCTTCGCCGACAGCCAGGGCGCGGAGAAGTTCCACCTGGTCGCCCGTGATTGGGGCGGCATGGTCGCCTGGGCGCTCGCGGCCGCGCACCCCGGACGGCTGCGCTCACTGACCGTGCTCTCCACGCCGCACCCGGCGGCGCTCCAGTGCGCGACCGCCACCGACGACGGGCAGTTCCACGATCTCGGCTACATCCGCTTCTTCCGGCGCGCCGTCGGCAAAGCCGAGAAATACCTCTTACGCGACGAAGCCGCGCAATTACGGGCTGTTTACAGCCGCCGGATTCCCGCCGCATTCGTCGAACGCGCCATCGCGCGCCTTTCCGAACCGGGTGCGCTCACCGCCACGCTGAATTGGTACCGCGGCGCGACCAACGACGCTTTCGACATCCCGGCCGGCCCGATCACCGTGCCGACGCTCTACCTCTGGGGCCGCGAAGACCCCTACCTCGGCCAGGGCGCCGCCGAGCTGACCGTCCACCACATCGACGCGGAGTACCGGTTCCAGATCATCGAGGGCGCGAGCCAGTGGATGGCGATGGAAGCGCCGGACGAGGTGATCGCCCTGCTGCTCGACCACCTCCAGCGCCACTAG